GGTTCGCGTAGAAGATCGTGTTCAGGTACCACTCAAGGATCTGATCCTTGTTGTAGCGCTTGGTCAGCTCGACGGCGATCGCCGCCTCCCTGACTTTGCGGTCGATGCTGCGCGTGGAGGCCTCCTCCTGCGTCTCAAACAGCAGCTTGACGAGCTGCTGGGTGATGCCGGAGCCGCCGGTGCTGAGCGCGCTTGCGCTCTTGCACAGATGCACGTACTCGCAGGCGGCGCGAACCAGGCCCTTCTCGTTCACGCCGCGATTGGTGTAGAAGTCCGGGTCTTCCGTCGCGATCGTCGCCTTGATCAGGTTGGGCGAGATCGCGTCGAGCGGCACCGGCTCGCGCAGGCCCGTGTCTTTGTCCTCGAACTCGTAGAGCTGGTTGCCGTCGCGGTCATAAAGGATCGCCGGCCCCTGGTCCTTGCTGACCTTGTCCGCCGGATTGGTGAGGTCTTTGACGTAGGAGTTGTACTTGTCGACGGAGTAGACGGCAGTTCCGGCCGCGGCTCCGGTAGCGCCCAGCAGCAGGATGGCGAGCACCGCGAATGGCCAGAGCGGCAGACGGCGCTTGCGCTTCGTCGCCAGCTCGCGGCGGCGCCGGTTGCGCCGGATCGTGTCAGTCGCGCTCACGAACGTTGCCCCCACACCCGGCCGCACCCGCCGTCCGCTCCAGGATCAAGAAATGCGAAAGGCCGAATATGCGCAGCCAGGACCCCTCCGCCGCGTACGTGGCACGCCGCAGCACACGCGCCAGCGCGCGACTCCTCCCTTCGATGTTGTCGAAGCCAGGATAGACGTAGGAATGGACGACGGTTCGCAAGGGCAATCCCCTGGCGATGCGGCGAAAGTCGCGCGTCAGATAGGCGCGCGCGTGCGGCACGAGCCGGTTGCGCAGCGGCGCCGGCAGGTAGTTCACCAGCGGAATATTGCCGAATGTGTAGCGCGGGCCGAGGTAGACGCCGTGCGTCTCGAACGGGTAGAAGCGGTTGGGCGCGTAGAAAATGGCGTGACCGCCGGGGCACAGCACGCGCGCCAGTTCGGCCATCGTTGCGCGGTCGTCACGGACGTGCTCGATCACTTCGTTGAGCAGCACCACGTCGAAGAAGCCTTCGCGAAACGGCAGCGCGTCGCTGGAAGCGAGCAATAGCTTCGGCAGCTCCTCCGCGCCCTTGCGTACGCGGTCGAAGGCGATGTCGATGCCGTAGACCTCGCTTGAGAAGGCGCGGAAGCGGCGCACGTACGTGCCCACACCGCAACCGACGTCGAGAATGCGCCGGCCTTCCAGCGGCACGAAGCGCCGGATCAGCTCCAGCCGCCGGTCCTGGCCGAAGCGCCAGACGAAGCTGGGATTGCCCAGCGCGGCGCGCTCGTCCGCGTGCAGCCGGCCGTCCGGCGCCGAGGCGATCGGTGTCTCTGTCGTCATGCCTGTTAGATCGTAACAGCCGCGTGCGGGGCGCTTCAACGCCGCCGCCGATCTATGATGCTATACTTGGCGCGTTACGGTCGCCCCGGCGGCCGCGACACAGATTAACGCGCGGTTGTGAATGCGTCGCGCTTGACGAGTTCTGACCGTTGCGATGAGGCGTGGGGCCGTGGCCCTCTCCCGTGACGAAGTCAGGCACATCGCCCAGCTGGCGCGCGTCGGCGTGACGGAAGAGGACGTGA
Above is a window of Dehalococcoidia bacterium DNA encoding:
- a CDS encoding class I SAM-dependent methyltransferase — encoded protein: MTTETPIASAPDGRLHADERAALGNPSFVWRFGQDRRLELIRRFVPLEGRRILDVGCGVGTYVRRFRAFSSEVYGIDIAFDRVRKGAEELPKLLLASSDALPFREGFFDVVLLNEVIEHVRDDRATMAELARVLCPGGHAIFYAPNRFYPFETHGVYLGPRYTFGNIPLVNYLPAPLRNRLVPHARAYLTRDFRRIARGLPLRTVVHSYVYPGFDNIEGRSRALARVLRRATYAAEGSWLRIFGLSHFLILERTAGAAGCGGNVRERD